A single region of the Spirosoma linguale DSM 74 genome encodes:
- a CDS encoding hypothetical protein (KEGG: nha:Nham_2630 hypothetical protein), with amino-acid sequence MTPFARVARRYWYALLAFFVLSVIFSIREAQTQDANGDAYIYWAVGGKFLNDQPLYDPVPGSQEFLYPPIAVLFCQFLALFPFPVAVGLFTFLNFMAWLALLWLTYRFLGIYFPGAALQSAMLVGAVATIRYFWHNIVWVNVNELVALASIGGLYWYLKGRQTIGLGLLTLATWVKVMPLLLIGILFIRRPRHTISWVLVFSGSFAIILFGFRGVSQGVQDHFDYWHITFRPFLLGGKVFTDWIAFGISATLSKLLTAHPDINGVRYHIVSWPPALVGKISLVIRLILVSTTYYYAWRTRRQKIVPLSVLLTTYLTMLLVAGVSWEGHHVTLLLVITGLYQRLTEIGLLRLRRWFAIISIGVGLMTSDLLGSHLSDYVQAFSLITYNVLFLYIIAVWVNQRLTTTEHQISMNTTTAV; translated from the coding sequence ATGACTCCTTTTGCCCGTGTTGCCCGACGATATTGGTATGCACTGCTCGCATTTTTCGTACTGTCCGTTATATTTTCCATTCGTGAAGCTCAGACACAGGATGCCAACGGAGATGCTTACATCTACTGGGCCGTTGGGGGTAAGTTTTTAAACGACCAGCCGCTTTATGACCCGGTTCCCGGATCACAGGAGTTTCTATATCCGCCAATAGCCGTTCTGTTTTGCCAGTTTTTGGCTTTATTCCCCTTTCCGGTAGCCGTTGGGCTATTTACGTTTCTTAATTTTATGGCATGGCTGGCTTTGCTATGGCTTACTTACCGCTTTTTGGGTATCTACTTTCCCGGAGCCGCCTTGCAGTCGGCTATGCTGGTTGGGGCTGTGGCAACAATTCGTTATTTCTGGCATAATATTGTCTGGGTAAATGTTAACGAACTGGTCGCCCTGGCCAGCATTGGGGGGCTTTATTGGTATCTGAAAGGCCGGCAAACCATTGGCTTAGGGTTGCTTACGTTAGCCACCTGGGTGAAAGTAATGCCCTTGTTACTCATCGGAATACTGTTCATTCGCAGGCCCCGGCACACAATTAGTTGGGTGCTGGTATTTAGCGGTTCGTTTGCCATTATTCTGTTTGGATTTAGAGGTGTAAGTCAGGGTGTTCAGGATCATTTCGACTACTGGCATATTACGTTTAGGCCGTTTTTGCTGGGCGGTAAGGTCTTTACCGACTGGATTGCTTTCGGTATATCGGCTACCTTGTCGAAGCTGCTGACAGCCCACCCCGATATTAATGGTGTTCGGTATCATATCGTGAGCTGGCCTCCGGCGTTAGTCGGAAAAATCAGTCTGGTCATACGCCTGATTCTGGTCAGCACAACGTATTACTATGCGTGGCGTACACGTCGACAGAAAATAGTACCCCTATCGGTGTTACTAACTACCTACCTGACGATGCTTTTGGTAGCTGGTGTTTCCTGGGAGGGCCATCATGTTACGTTGCTGCTGGTTATCACGGGCCTGTACCAGCGCCTGACTGAGATAGGATTGCTTCGGTTACGGCGGTGGTTTGCCATAATCAGTATCGGCGTTGGGCTGATGACCAGCGACCTGTTGGGAAGCCATCTGTCTGATTATGTGCAGGCATTCAGCCTGATTACCTACAATGTATTGTTTCTATACATAATCGCTGTGTGGGTTAATCAACGGTTGACAACGACAGAACATCAAATAAGTATGAACACGACAACGGCTGTGTAA